The following are encoded in a window of Halorarum salinum genomic DNA:
- a CDS encoding mechanosensitive ion channel family protein has translation MSGLLLQATPEPGGTVNPSAPVAEFLSQYLPANVAGPLAAAATFLVVLFGVYLLGRTFVVPLVDRVLDRRGLEPHARRPLRKMANVVLVFVGISVAFGLAGYGNFLRSLATVAAAATLAIGLALQDVIRNFVAGVFIFTDRPFRIGDWIEWEDNSGVVEDISFRVTRVRTFDNELLTVPNAVLTDDVIKNPVAKETLRLKVEFGIGYDDDIDEATEIIVEEADRHPDVLADPAPSVRLSELADSFVGLQSRVWIENPSRADFVKTRADYVQRVKERFDEAGITIPYPQRELSGGVRTLAAAETATGDD, from the coding sequence ATGAGCGGGCTGCTCCTCCAGGCGACTCCGGAACCCGGCGGGACGGTGAACCCCTCGGCCCCGGTCGCGGAGTTCCTCTCCCAGTACCTCCCCGCGAACGTCGCCGGCCCGCTGGCGGCCGCGGCGACGTTCCTCGTCGTCCTGTTCGGCGTCTACCTCCTCGGCCGGACGTTCGTCGTCCCCCTCGTCGACCGCGTGCTCGACCGGCGCGGGCTGGAACCACACGCCCGCCGGCCGCTGCGAAAGATGGCCAACGTCGTCCTCGTCTTCGTGGGCATCTCCGTCGCGTTCGGGCTCGCGGGGTACGGCAACTTCCTGCGGTCGCTCGCGACCGTTGCCGCCGCGGCGACGCTCGCCATCGGGCTGGCGCTCCAGGACGTCATCAGGAACTTCGTCGCCGGCGTGTTCATCTTCACCGACCGGCCGTTCCGCATCGGCGACTGGATCGAGTGGGAGGACAACTCCGGCGTCGTCGAGGACATCTCCTTCCGGGTCACCCGGGTTCGGACGTTCGACAACGAACTGCTCACGGTGCCGAACGCCGTGCTCACCGACGACGTCATCAAGAACCCGGTCGCCAAGGAGACGCTCCGGCTGAAGGTGGAGTTCGGCATCGGCTACGACGACGACATCGACGAGGCGACCGAGATCATCGTCGAGGAGGCCGACCGCCACCCCGACGTCCTCGCGGACCCGGCCCCTTCCGTCCGCCTGAGCGAACTGGCGGACTCCTTCGTGGGACTCCAGTCGAGGGTCTGGATCGAGAACCCCTCGCGCGCCGACTTCGTGAAGACCCGCGCCGACTACGTCCAGCGCGTGAAGGAGCGGTTCGACGAGGCGGGCATCACCATCCCGTACCCGCAGCGCGAACTCTCGGGCGGCGTCCGGACGCTGGCGGCCGCCGAGACGGCGACCGGCGACGACTGA
- a CDS encoding helix-turn-helix transcriptional regulator, translated as MELDSTGSPVDDIAYLTRSEHRVPALVALTARPRSRSELWEMTGVSSSTIRRTIREFEDRHWIRRNEYRYEATQLGAYVASAMMDLLERFETERQLRDVWQWLPSEENGFTVGMCADAVVTVAEADDPYRPVNRFVSLLRETDRFRFAGFDVALLEPCKDELCQRIVEGTRTEIISRSRVVTYIRSTSPELFSEALESGNLTVRVHDDLPSFGVSIFDRRVAISGYDPDSVMVRALVDTDAPEAREWAESMYESYRRETPTIPLETAAE; from the coding sequence ATGGAACTCGATAGCACTGGATCGCCCGTCGACGACATCGCGTACCTCACCCGGTCCGAACACCGAGTTCCCGCGCTCGTCGCCCTGACCGCCCGTCCGCGGAGTCGGTCCGAGCTCTGGGAGATGACCGGAGTCTCCTCGTCCACGATCAGGCGGACGATCAGGGAGTTCGAGGACCGGCACTGGATCCGCAGGAACGAGTACCGCTACGAGGCGACACAGCTGGGCGCGTACGTCGCGTCCGCGATGATGGACCTGCTCGAACGGTTCGAGACCGAGCGACAGCTCCGCGACGTCTGGCAGTGGCTGCCGAGCGAGGAGAACGGGTTCACGGTCGGGATGTGCGCCGACGCCGTCGTGACCGTCGCCGAGGCCGACGACCCGTACCGCCCCGTGAACCGGTTCGTCTCCCTCCTCAGGGAGACGGACCGGTTCCGGTTCGCCGGGTTCGACGTGGCCCTGCTCGAGCCGTGCAAGGACGAGCTCTGCCAGCGGATCGTCGAGGGGACGCGAACGGAGATCATCAGCCGGTCGAGGGTCGTCACGTACATCCGGTCGACGTCCCCGGAGCTGTTCTCGGAGGCGCTCGAGAGCGGAAACCTGACGGTCCGGGTCCACGACGACCTGCCGTCCTTCGGGGTCAGCATCTTCGACCGCCGGGTCGCGATCAGCGGTTACGACCCCGACAGCGTGATGGTCCGCGCGCTGGTCGACACCGACGCCCCGGAGGCGCGCGAGTGGGCGGAATCGATGTACGAGTCGTACCGGCGCGAGACGCCGACCATCCCCCTCGAGACGGCGGCGGAGTGA
- a CDS encoding acyl-CoA dehydrogenase → MDFGLTTEQAQIRDVVAEFVDEEVAPRAAEIDETDEFPADLVAEMGELGLMGMPFPEEYGGAGLDYHSYAIGLAEISRGSGGLGTVVAAHTSLAGNMLYEFGDETQKEEFLTPLAEGTDVGAFALSEAEAGSDVPAMTTAAEKDGDEYVVNGGKLWISNGSVADTITLFAKTDPEAGNRGISSFVVRPEEDEGFVVEGTEHKLGDKGCPTAELRFDDVRLPEDRLLGAEGEGFVQALKTLNGGRITIAARGVGIARAALDDAREYSQQREQFGGPISDFQAIQHKLADMDTKLQAATLLMHRAADLKMRGEDYIKEAAQAKLYASEISREVANEAIQIHGGYGYTTDFDVERYYRDAKLNEIYEGTSEVLRNTIAGQLLEE, encoded by the coding sequence ATGGACTTCGGCCTCACGACCGAACAGGCGCAGATTCGCGACGTGGTCGCGGAGTTCGTCGACGAGGAGGTCGCCCCCCGCGCGGCCGAGATCGACGAGACCGACGAGTTCCCGGCCGATCTGGTGGCCGAGATGGGCGAACTCGGGCTCATGGGGATGCCGTTCCCGGAGGAGTACGGCGGTGCGGGGCTCGACTACCACAGCTACGCCATCGGCCTCGCGGAGATCTCGCGGGGGTCGGGCGGGCTCGGCACCGTCGTCGCCGCCCACACCTCCCTCGCCGGCAACATGCTGTACGAGTTCGGCGACGAGACGCAGAAGGAGGAGTTCCTCACGCCGCTGGCCGAGGGGACCGACGTCGGCGCGTTCGCGCTCTCGGAGGCGGAGGCCGGCTCGGACGTGCCCGCCATGACGACCGCCGCCGAGAAGGACGGTGACGAGTACGTCGTGAACGGCGGGAAGCTCTGGATCTCGAACGGCTCGGTCGCGGACACGATCACCCTGTTCGCCAAGACCGACCCCGAGGCCGGGAACCGGGGGATCTCCTCGTTCGTCGTCAGGCCCGAGGAGGACGAGGGGTTCGTCGTCGAGGGGACGGAGCACAAGCTCGGCGACAAGGGCTGTCCGACCGCCGAGCTCCGGTTCGACGACGTGCGACTCCCCGAGGACCGCCTGCTCGGTGCGGAGGGCGAGGGGTTCGTGCAGGCGCTGAAGACGCTCAACGGCGGCCGCATCACCATCGCGGCCCGCGGCGTCGGCATCGCCCGCGCCGCGCTCGACGACGCCCGGGAGTACAGCCAGCAGCGCGAGCAGTTCGGCGGCCCGATCTCCGACTTCCAGGCCATCCAGCACAAGCTGGCGGACATGGACACGAAGCTCCAGGCGGCGACGCTGCTGATGCACAGGGCCGCCGACCTGAAGATGCGCGGGGAGGACTACATCAAGGAGGCCGCGCAGGCGAAGCTGTACGCCAGCGAGATCAGCCGGGAGGTCGCCAACGAGGCGATCCAGATCCACGGCGGCTACGGCTACACGACGGACTTCGACGTGGAGCGCTACTACCGCGACGCGAAGCTGAACGAGATCTACGAGGGGACCAGCGAGGTGCTGCGGAACACCATTGCGGGACAGCTGCTGGAGGAGTAG
- a CDS encoding S8 family serine peptidase, with protein sequence MTRLAPALAVLLTLAGLTTGMVGAAGVPDVGPIGGVVGDVTPPQGVAAGGDARGPVGGSVDGSAAAGTADVGGAGVGDDAVRVGVIGSRFDGDHPELAGRVAAYSRVTPPGVAPASPAAGAHDTAVAEIVADRTDGAELYLVGVGTGPSAEEYERAVDWLLENGVDVVVDSGSYFPATAEGMDRISEAAERATSEDAVFVTSSGNYARRHWRGTPDSGGWLEFDDGTQGNRLGDGAVAGEVTLRLYWDDEADYDLYLYRDLPGRDDPVVAKSIRERGNAEAIDATLPRGHYYVSVYAREAGSEPVDLFAADRRLAHTAADGSAVAPADADGVVSVGAVDGAGSVRPYSSAGADVSVHDDADTSAAGRFDGTSAAAPLVAGTVVSIRERGSYSPAEVEAILVCAADGDARELDPDRAIAVAAGDVADPRTGNATGRECE encoded by the coding sequence GTGACCCGACTCGCGCCCGCGCTCGCCGTCCTCCTCACCCTCGCCGGCCTCACCACCGGGATGGTCGGCGCGGCCGGCGTCCCGGACGTCGGGCCCATCGGCGGCGTCGTGGGGGACGTCACCCCGCCGCAGGGCGTCGCCGCCGGCGGCGACGCCCGCGGCCCGGTCGGAGGCTCGGTCGACGGTTCGGCGGCGGCCGGCACGGCGGACGTCGGCGGGGCGGGCGTCGGGGACGACGCCGTCCGGGTCGGCGTCATCGGAAGCCGGTTCGACGGCGACCACCCGGAACTCGCGGGGCGCGTCGCCGCGTACAGTCGGGTGACCCCGCCGGGCGTCGCGCCCGCCTCCCCGGCCGCCGGCGCCCACGACACCGCGGTCGCCGAGATCGTCGCTGACCGGACCGACGGCGCGGAGCTGTACCTCGTCGGCGTCGGCACCGGTCCCTCGGCCGAGGAGTACGAGCGGGCCGTGGACTGGCTGCTGGAGAACGGGGTCGACGTCGTCGTCGACTCGGGGAGCTACTTCCCGGCGACGGCCGAGGGGATGGATCGCATCTCCGAGGCCGCGGAGCGAGCGACGAGCGAGGACGCCGTCTTCGTCACGTCCTCCGGGAACTACGCGCGGCGCCACTGGCGGGGGACGCCCGACTCCGGTGGGTGGCTCGAGTTCGACGACGGGACGCAGGGGAACAGGCTCGGCGACGGCGCCGTCGCGGGCGAGGTGACGCTCCGGCTCTACTGGGACGACGAGGCCGACTACGACCTCTACCTCTACCGGGACCTCCCCGGACGCGACGACCCGGTCGTGGCCAAGTCCATCCGCGAACGCGGGAACGCGGAGGCGATCGACGCGACGCTCCCGCGGGGCCACTACTACGTCTCGGTGTACGCCCGCGAGGCGGGGTCCGAACCCGTCGACCTCTTCGCCGCCGACCGGCGACTCGCCCACACCGCGGCCGACGGGAGCGCGGTCGCGCCCGCCGACGCCGACGGGGTCGTCTCCGTGGGCGCCGTCGACGGCGCCGGGTCGGTCCGGCCGTACAGTTCCGCCGGGGCGGACGTGAGCGTCCACGACGACGCCGACACGAGCGCCGCCGGTCGGTTCGACGGGACCTCCGCCGCCGCGCCGCTCGTCGCCGGCACGGTCGTGTCGATACGGGAACGGGGGTCGTACTCGCCGGCCGAGGTGGAGGCGATCCTCGTGTGTGCCGCCGACGGCGACGCGCGGGAGCTCGATCCCGACCGGGCGATCGCAGTCGCCGCCGGCGACGTCGCCGACCCGCGGACGGGGAACGCGACCGGGAGGGAGTGTGAGTGA
- a CDS encoding ArsR/SmtB family transcription factor has product MSGLLPSDTDSTAGNDAGSGPVEGSDGDRSSVADGAADRGAAPSDAPDGTAGDDVRVCWLDDEDADELIGSLSSETARSVLTALHEERRTASELATVVDTSVQNVRHHLSNLQEAGLVAVAGTRYSVKGREMTVYAPADERLVVAVGGDGDRTSLLDSLRGLLGVAALLGGASLLVQWAFGAGVVDLGGPATAPRVGDSMAGSAGAALGVLPPGLGFLCGGLLVLATVLAADRLRGP; this is encoded by the coding sequence ATGTCAGGACTGCTCCCGTCCGACACCGACTCGACGGCCGGCAACGACGCCGGTTCGGGACCCGTGGAGGGGAGCGACGGCGACCGGTCGTCGGTCGCGGACGGCGCGGCCGACCGCGGCGCGGCCCCGTCCGACGCGCCGGACGGGACGGCCGGCGACGACGTCCGCGTCTGCTGGCTCGACGACGAGGACGCGGACGAACTCATCGGGTCGCTCTCCTCGGAGACGGCCCGGTCCGTGCTCACGGCCCTCCACGAGGAACGCCGGACCGCCTCCGAACTCGCGACCGTCGTGGACACGTCCGTCCAGAACGTCCGCCACCACCTCTCGAACCTGCAGGAGGCCGGCCTGGTGGCGGTGGCGGGGACCCGCTACTCCGTGAAGGGGCGGGAGATGACCGTCTACGCCCCGGCGGACGAGCGACTCGTCGTCGCCGTCGGCGGCGACGGGGACCGGACCTCCCTGCTCGACTCGCTCCGGGGGCTCCTCGGCGTCGCGGCGCTGCTTGGGGGCGCGAGCCTGCTGGTCCAGTGGGCGTTCGGCGCCGGCGTCGTCGACCTCGGCGGCCCGGCGACCGCCCCGCGCGTCGGCGACTCGATGGCCGGGTCCGCCGGGGCGGCGCTCGGGGTGCTCCCCCCGGGGCTCGGGTTCCTCTGTGGCGGCCTGCTCGTCCTCGCGACCGTCCTCGCGGCCGACCGACTGCGGGGTCCCTGA
- the moaC gene encoding cyclic pyranopterin monophosphate synthase MoaC yields MTRNATGDDGDSELTHTDEEGDVQMVDVGGKPDSARRAVARGVIHLRESTVDAVRGDDVKKGDVLATARVGAVQAVKHTWETIPMCHGIPITNVETEFDVGGDRVTLTVAVETTGKTGCEMEALEGVTTGLNVVWDMVKAAEKDADGQYPGTRISDVEVVTKEKRVLDSGA; encoded by the coding sequence ATGACGCGAAACGCCACGGGCGACGACGGCGACTCGGAGCTCACCCACACCGACGAGGAGGGGGACGTGCAGATGGTCGACGTGGGCGGAAAGCCCGACTCCGCGAGGCGGGCGGTCGCCCGCGGGGTCATCCACCTGCGGGAGTCCACGGTCGACGCCGTTCGCGGGGACGACGTGAAGAAGGGCGACGTGCTCGCGACCGCCCGCGTCGGCGCCGTCCAGGCGGTCAAGCACACGTGGGAGACGATCCCGATGTGCCACGGGATTCCGATCACGAACGTCGAGACCGAGTTCGACGTGGGCGGGGACCGCGTGACGCTCACCGTCGCCGTCGAGACGACCGGGAAGACGGGCTGTGAGATGGAGGCGCTGGAGGGCGTGACGACGGGGCTGAACGTCGTCTGGGACATGGTGAAGGCCGCCGAGAAGGACGCCGACGGTCAGTATCCGGGGACCCGGATCTCCGACGTCGAGGTCGTGACGAAGGAGAAGCGTGTGCTAGATTCGGGAGCGTGA
- a CDS encoding YhbY family RNA-binding protein translates to MTDHDLRKRAHDLDVTVWVGKKGVESVAGELSDQLEDRDLVKVKFLRAARGGSSTEELAVDLSEHADADLVETRGNTAVFAR, encoded by the coding sequence ATGACCGACCACGACCTCCGGAAGCGAGCCCACGACCTCGACGTGACCGTCTGGGTCGGCAAGAAGGGCGTAGAATCCGTGGCAGGGGAGCTCTCCGACCAGCTCGAGGACCGCGACCTCGTGAAGGTGAAGTTCCTCCGGGCCGCCCGCGGCGGCTCCAGCACCGAGGAACTCGCCGTGGACCTCTCCGAGCATGCCGACGCCGACCTCGTCGAGACGCGGGGGAACACGGCCGTGTTCGCGCGATGA
- a CDS encoding OsmC family protein, translating to MTNEQRITHGVDVDELEAFAEYASDRPDAVRLGLGARATYEGTCAHSLAKIDSYGLGDETIARDTREYTIPYGGWKEVLDAGGWVGATDRLEPIEAALSALASCINVGITVNAVANGVEIESLRTDVRVDFDPGVLFSVRDLEEVDGVFDNLIAEIEIECEDLDEDQVDEWARRAPVYTLVSGAQDVNLTVNTPAEVSADD from the coding sequence ATGACCAACGAACAGCGAATCACGCACGGCGTGGACGTCGACGAACTGGAGGCGTTCGCGGAGTACGCGAGCGACCGGCCCGACGCGGTGCGGCTCGGGCTCGGGGCCCGCGCCACCTACGAGGGGACCTGCGCCCACAGCCTGGCGAAGATCGACTCGTACGGGCTCGGCGACGAGACGATCGCCCGCGACACGCGCGAGTACACGATCCCGTACGGGGGATGGAAGGAGGTGCTGGACGCGGGGGGCTGGGTCGGCGCGACCGACCGGCTGGAGCCGATCGAGGCGGCCCTGTCCGCGCTCGCCTCGTGCATCAACGTCGGCATCACCGTCAACGCCGTCGCGAACGGCGTCGAGATCGAGTCCCTCAGGACCGACGTCCGGGTCGACTTCGATCCGGGCGTCCTCTTCAGCGTCAGGGACCTCGAGGAGGTCGACGGCGTCTTCGACAACCTGATCGCCGAGATCGAGATCGAGTGCGAGGACCTCGACGAGGACCAGGTCGACGAGTGGGCGCGGCGGGCCCCGGTGTACACGCTCGTCTCGGGCGCCCAGGACGTCAACCTGACCGTCAACACGCCGGCCGAGGTGTCGGCCGACGACTGA
- a CDS encoding alpha/beta fold hydrolase, whose translation MGAFVPWDYVDQFATERIRGLVDVDIETSRFRWDDYDYGLTDMDGLEEKLALAQMDRTSLIERFTEQVFEDPTDEARAIQFDEMSRTPAPIKSAILFVALTRDYRTVFPEIDVPTLVCAGAGESRGSVAAVRHVADLVPDATFELFEDSGHCPPLEEPERFNQILGEFVDSL comes from the coding sequence ATGGGTGCCTTCGTCCCGTGGGACTACGTGGACCAATTCGCCACGGAGCGAATCCGGGGACTGGTCGACGTGGACATCGAGACGTCCCGGTTTCGATGGGACGACTACGACTACGGACTCACCGACATGGACGGCCTCGAGGAGAAGCTCGCATTGGCCCAGATGGACCGAACGAGCCTCATCGAGCGCTTCACCGAGCAGGTCTTCGAGGATCCCACCGACGAGGCGAGAGCGATACAGTTCGACGAAATGTCCCGCACGCCCGCCCCGATCAAAAGCGCCATCCTGTTCGTTGCGCTCACGCGCGATTACCGAACCGTCTTCCCCGAGATAGACGTTCCCACGTTGGTGTGTGCCGGCGCGGGTGAGTCGCGGGGATCCGTCGCGGCGGTGAGACACGTCGCGGACCTCGTCCCGGACGCTACGTTCGAACTCTTCGAGGATAGCGGCCACTGTCCCCCTTTAGAGGAACCCGAGCGGTTCAATCAGATTCTCGGTGAATTCGTCGACTCCCTGTGA
- a CDS encoding methyltransferase domain-containing protein: MPNTLDVDKLEREVKTVYRNVAEAPAGEYHFEMGRGLAERLGYPAADLDRIPAEALESFAGVGYHFDLADLREGDDVLDLGSGSGTDAFVAALQVGETGSVTGVDMTHEQLEKARELRDEAGLANVSFERGYVEDLPFEDGTFDVVVSNGVINLSPDKTRVFEETNRVLVPGGRLAVSDIISERRMPGSIKTDADLWAACIGGAEQVDRYRSVIEDAGFEALDLRENPQYEFVSEQAENACQKYGVKSVSLGAHR, encoded by the coding sequence ATGCCGAACACACTCGACGTCGACAAACTGGAACGGGAGGTGAAGACGGTCTACCGGAACGTCGCGGAGGCGCCGGCGGGCGAGTACCACTTCGAGATGGGCCGCGGGCTGGCCGAACGGCTCGGCTACCCGGCGGCCGACCTCGACCGGATCCCCGCGGAGGCCCTGGAGTCCTTCGCGGGCGTGGGCTACCACTTCGACCTCGCCGACCTGCGGGAGGGCGACGACGTGCTCGACCTGGGTAGCGGCTCGGGGACGGACGCGTTCGTCGCTGCGCTGCAGGTCGGCGAGACGGGGAGCGTGACCGGGGTGGACATGACCCACGAACAGCTCGAGAAGGCCCGGGAGCTGCGGGACGAGGCGGGACTGGCGAACGTCTCGTTCGAACGGGGGTACGTCGAGGACCTGCCGTTCGAGGACGGCACGTTCGACGTCGTGGTCTCCAACGGCGTCATCAACCTCTCGCCGGACAAGACGCGGGTGTTCGAGGAGACGAACCGCGTCCTCGTCCCCGGCGGGCGACTCGCCGTCTCGGACATCATCAGCGAGCGGCGGATGCCCGGGAGCATCAAGACCGACGCGGACCTCTGGGCGGCCTGCATCGGCGGGGCCGAACAGGTCGACAGGTACAGGAGCGTCATCGAGGACGCCGGCTTCGAGGCGCTCGACCTCCGGGAGAACCCGCAGTACGAGTTCGTCTCGGAGCAGGCGGAGAACGCGTGTCAGAAGTACGGCGTCAAGAGCGTCTCGCTCGGCGCCCACAGGTGA
- a CDS encoding NAD(P)H-hydrate dehydratase gives MITGERMAMVDRNAAALGVARKQLMESSGGAVAGAVRERAEPGAGVTLVCGRGNNGGDAFVAARFLEAYGLRVVLLGRPETITTRIARENWEALRAAEVPTETCTDSADFDLGDPDVVVDAMLGTGVSGALREPEATAAAAIDDADATVVSVDVPSGFDADADGAADDAHESPGDAADDTGDDAAAAPVDADVVVTFHDEKPGLADLDAEVTVADIGIPDGAELFVGPGDLRPLARDPESHKGDHGEVLVVGGGPYTGAPTLAARAALRAGADLVRVACPESIAREVQGFDEGLIVRPLPGDRLDAAHLDRLRSLAAEHDAVVLGPGLGDADETLEAVGEFLGGYDGTAVVDADALQVVPRVDTAATLICTPHQGELRGMGGETAADWRERADLVAEFAADLGQVLLVKGAYDVVSDGETTRVGRTGNPGMTVGGTGDVLAGVTGALASTQEPVHAAAVAAYANGRAGDMAVEENGYGLVATDLLDRIPHALRDEGGDE, from the coding sequence ATGATCACCGGCGAGCGGATGGCGATGGTCGACCGCAACGCCGCCGCGCTCGGCGTGGCCCGCAAGCAGTTGATGGAGTCGAGCGGGGGCGCCGTCGCGGGCGCCGTGCGCGAACGGGCCGAACCCGGCGCGGGCGTCACTCTCGTCTGCGGCCGCGGCAACAACGGCGGCGACGCGTTCGTCGCCGCGCGCTTCCTCGAGGCGTACGGCCTCCGCGTCGTCCTGCTCGGCCGGCCCGAAACGATCACGACCCGCATCGCCCGCGAGAACTGGGAGGCGCTCCGGGCGGCCGAAGTCCCGACCGAGACCTGCACGGACTCGGCCGACTTCGACCTCGGCGACCCGGACGTCGTCGTCGACGCGATGCTCGGTACGGGGGTCTCGGGCGCGCTCCGGGAGCCGGAGGCGACCGCCGCGGCGGCCATCGACGACGCCGACGCGACGGTCGTCTCCGTGGACGTGCCCTCGGGGTTCGACGCCGACGCGGACGGGGCGGCCGACGACGCGCACGAGTCGCCCGGTGACGCGGCGGACGACACGGGAGACGACGCGGCCGCCGCACCGGTCGACGCGGACGTCGTCGTCACCTTCCACGACGAGAAGCCCGGACTCGCGGACCTGGACGCGGAGGTGACCGTCGCCGACATCGGCATCCCCGACGGGGCCGAACTGTTCGTCGGCCCGGGCGACCTCCGGCCGCTGGCACGCGACCCGGAGAGCCACAAGGGCGACCACGGCGAGGTGCTCGTGGTCGGCGGCGGCCCCTACACCGGCGCCCCGACGCTCGCCGCGCGGGCGGCGCTCCGCGCCGGCGCGGACCTCGTCCGGGTCGCCTGCCCCGAGTCCATCGCGCGCGAGGTGCAGGGGTTCGACGAGGGCCTCATCGTCCGGCCGCTCCCCGGCGATCGTCTCGACGCGGCCCACCTCGACAGGCTCCGGTCGCTGGCCGCCGAGCACGACGCGGTCGTCCTCGGGCCGGGGCTCGGCGACGCGGACGAGACGCTCGAGGCCGTCGGGGAGTTCCTCGGCGGGTACGACGGCACGGCCGTCGTCGACGCGGACGCCCTGCAGGTCGTGCCCAGGGTCGACACGGCGGCGACGCTGATCTGCACCCCCCACCAGGGCGAACTCCGGGGCATGGGCGGGGAGACCGCCGCCGACTGGCGCGAGCGCGCCGACCTCGTGGCCGAGTTCGCCGCGGATCTGGGGCAGGTCCTGCTCGTGAAGGGCGCCTACGACGTCGTCTCGGACGGCGAGACGACCAGGGTCGGCCGGACCGGCAACCCGGGGATGACCGTCGGCGGGACCGGCGACGTGCTCGCGGGCGTGACGGGCGCGCTCGCGAGCACGCAGGAACCGGTTCACGCCGCCGCCGTCGCGGCCTACGCGAACGGCCGCGCCGGCGACATGGCCGTCGAGGAGAACGGCTACGGCCTCGTGGCGACGGACCTGCTCGACCGAATCCCTCATGCGCTGCGGGACGAAGGGGGGGACGAGTGA
- a CDS encoding ribonuclease P protein component 4 encodes MQKIAEERIERLEALAKDAVKAGEPDRAREYVRLARRLAERHRCGVPRSFERFTCDRCDAYLVPGLNARVRLQEGSHVVIRCDCGETARYPYG; translated from the coding sequence ATGCAGAAGATCGCGGAGGAGCGGATCGAGCGACTCGAAGCCCTCGCCAAGGACGCCGTCAAAGCCGGCGAACCCGACCGCGCCCGGGAGTACGTCCGGCTGGCGCGTCGCCTCGCGGAGCGGCATCGCTGCGGCGTGCCCCGCTCCTTCGAGCGGTTCACCTGCGACCGCTGTGACGCCTACCTCGTCCCCGGGCTGAACGCCCGCGTCCGCCTGCAGGAGGGGAGCCACGTCGTGATCCGCTGTGACTGCGGGGAGACGGCGCGCTACCCCTACGGCTGA
- a CDS encoding DUF1059 domain-containing protein, which translates to MAKAHKLDCENAAADCRFIVQSENEEEAIELAGNHMRDVHGQDYSDEELRTDHLQVV; encoded by the coding sequence ATGGCGAAAGCACACAAGCTCGACTGCGAGAACGCGGCGGCCGACTGCCGCTTCATCGTCCAGTCCGAGAACGAGGAGGAGGCGATCGAACTGGCCGGGAACCACATGCGGGACGTCCACGGTCAGGACTACTCCGACGAGGAACTCCGAACGGACCACCTGCAGGTCGTCTGA